A single region of the Kineosporiaceae bacterium SCSIO 59966 genome encodes:
- a CDS encoding VOC family protein, with translation MAVARSPSVVLDCPDPAVLARFYAELLGWTVEAGDDWADVRPADGSQCLSFQQVTDYRAPQWPGQDLPQQMHLDVVVDDLDAAERAVVALGATRHAHQPGTTFRVFLDPAGHPFCLCLD, from the coding sequence ATGGCTGTCGCCCGCTCGCCGTCCGTCGTCCTCGACTGCCCGGACCCCGCCGTCCTGGCACGCTTCTACGCCGAGCTGCTCGGCTGGACGGTGGAGGCCGGCGACGACTGGGCCGACGTCCGCCCGGCCGACGGCAGCCAGTGCCTGTCCTTCCAGCAGGTGACGGACTACCGGGCACCGCAGTGGCCGGGCCAGGACCTGCCGCAGCAGATGCACCTCGACGTCGTCGTCGACGACCTGGACGCCGCCGAACGGGCGGTCGTGGCGCTCGGCGCGACACGGCACGCCCACCAGCCGGGGACGACGTTCCGGGTGTTCCTCGACCCCGCCGGGCACCCGTTCTGCCTGTGCCTGGACTGA
- the mug gene encoding G/U mismatch-specific DNA glycosylase: MARSTAPGRRGPGREELLRYVGATVPPVAAPGLRVLFCGINPGLWTAWTGFHFARPGNRFWPALHRSGFTPRQLAPAEQHELLGLGLGVTNVVERATATAAELTKQEIRAGGERLVADVQRWAPRFVAVLGVTTYRTAFDDRTASVGPQERRLAGARVWLLPNPSGLNAHYSLDALSDRLAELRRAVEG, translated from the coding sequence GTGGCGCGATCGACAGCGCCCGGACGCCGCGGTCCGGGCAGGGAGGAGCTCCTCCGCTACGTCGGCGCCACCGTCCCGCCCGTCGCCGCGCCCGGTCTGCGGGTCCTCTTCTGCGGCATCAATCCAGGACTGTGGACGGCGTGGACCGGGTTCCACTTCGCCCGTCCGGGGAACCGGTTCTGGCCGGCACTGCACCGCTCCGGGTTCACACCGCGGCAGCTGGCGCCCGCCGAGCAGCACGAGCTCCTCGGCCTCGGCCTGGGCGTCACGAACGTCGTGGAGCGGGCGACCGCGACGGCGGCCGAGCTCACGAAGCAGGAGATCCGGGCGGGCGGCGAACGACTCGTCGCCGACGTCCAGCGATGGGCCCCACGGTTCGTCGCCGTGCTGGGAGTCACGACGTACCGCACGGCGTTCGACGACCGGACGGCGTCGGTGGGGCCGCAGGAGCGGCGGCTCGCCGGCGCGCGGGTGTGGCTGCTCCCGAACCCCAGCGGCCTCAACGCCCACTACTCGCTCGACGCGCTGAGCGACCGGCTGGCGGAGCTGCGACGTGCGGTCGAGGGCTGA
- a CDS encoding GNAT family N-acetyltransferase codes for MRPARPEDAPGIARVHLTSWRETYAGLLSAAFLDAQDPAEREAMWRRVLDQSPGRVHVAESAGEVVGFSAVRRHDDGAAPRPLELKVIYLLATHHGTGLGQGLLDAALADAPAFLWVAEDNPRARAFYRRNGFEPDGARETVEAWENMVEVRLVR; via the coding sequence ATCCGGCCGGCACGCCCTGAGGACGCACCAGGGATCGCGCGCGTGCACCTGACGAGCTGGCGGGAGACGTATGCGGGCCTGCTGTCGGCGGCATTCCTCGACGCCCAGGACCCGGCGGAGCGAGAGGCGATGTGGCGTCGCGTCCTTGACCAGAGCCCGGGCCGGGTCCACGTCGCCGAGTCCGCCGGCGAGGTCGTCGGCTTCAGCGCAGTCCGGCGGCACGACGACGGCGCCGCTCCGCGACCACTGGAGCTCAAGGTCATCTACCTGCTCGCCACGCACCACGGCACCGGTCTCGGGCAGGGCCTGCTGGACGCCGCACTCGCGGATGCGCCGGCGTTTCTCTGGGTCGCCGAGGACAACCCTCGCGCACGAGCCTTCTACCGGCGCAACGGTTTTGAGCCCGACGGTGCCCGCGAGACGGTCGAGGCGTGGGAGAACATGGTGGAGGTCCGGCTCGTCCGCTGA
- a CDS encoding MarR family transcriptional regulator, which produces MPRPRLAFDPVARAEELWCQHWGADSPHDAMAAATSVMRVQQLLLARFDAVLKPLGLTFARYEALVLLVFSSAGELPLSKVGERLMVHPTSVTNIVDRLEASGFVERVPNPRDGRGTLARITPSGRDVAARATERLHAIEFGLEALDARQRADLTGLLRLVRIGAGDFPDSRTSE; this is translated from the coding sequence GTGCCCAGGCCCAGGCTCGCGTTCGACCCGGTCGCCCGCGCCGAGGAGCTGTGGTGCCAGCACTGGGGCGCCGACAGCCCGCACGACGCGATGGCCGCGGCCACGTCGGTGATGCGCGTCCAGCAGCTCCTGCTGGCCCGGTTCGACGCCGTCCTCAAACCGCTCGGGCTGACGTTCGCCCGCTACGAGGCACTCGTCCTGCTGGTGTTCAGCTCGGCCGGCGAGCTGCCGCTGTCCAAGGTGGGCGAGCGCCTGATGGTGCACCCGACGAGCGTCACGAACATCGTCGACCGCCTGGAGGCCTCCGGGTTCGTCGAGCGGGTGCCCAACCCTCGTGACGGGCGCGGCACGCTGGCGAGGATCACGCCGTCCGGCCGGGACGTCGCCGCGCGGGCGACCGAGCGCCTGCACGCGATCGAGTTCGGCCTGGAGGCCCTGGACGCCCGGCAGCGCGCCGACCTCACTGGGCTGCTGCGGCTGGTGCGGATCGGCGCCGGAGACTTCCCGGATAGTCGGACGTCCGAGTAA
- a CDS encoding methylmalonyl-CoA mutase: MDAEQIEAGRRRWQERYDAALASGKVRDADFTTLSGTDVDPVYGPPEGASDPRMDRIGWPGEFPFTRGLYATGYRGRTWTIRQFAGFGNARQTNERYRMILERGGGGLSVAFDMPTLMGRDSDDPRSLGEVGHCGVAVDSAADMDVLFDGIPLGDVTTSMTISGPAVPVFCMYLVAAERQGVDIRTLNGTLQTDIFKEYIAQKEWLFPPEPHLRLIGDLMEYCAANIPAYKPLSVSGYHIREAGSTAAQELAYTLADGFAYVELGLSRGMDVDVFAPGLSFFFDAHVDFFEEIAKFRAARRIWARWLRDVYGARTDKAQWLRFHTQTAGVSLTAQQPMNNVVRTAVEALAAVLGGTNSLHTNALDETLALPTEESAEVALRTQQVLMEETGVTNVADPLGGSWYVEALTDRLEAEAERIFERIRRMGEQGRTPNADGVVEHEIGPMTSGILRGIEDGWFTGEIADAAFAYQTALEKGDKKIVGVNCHTQTTARELEILRVSHEVEREQVRVLAQRRQARDDAAARAAVRRMVEVARTDGNLVEPMLEAVRAEATLGEICGALQQEWGGYTEPARF, translated from the coding sequence ATGGACGCGGAGCAGATCGAGGCCGGACGACGTCGCTGGCAGGAGCGGTACGACGCCGCGCTGGCGAGCGGAAAGGTCCGGGACGCGGACTTCACCACGCTGTCGGGGACGGACGTCGACCCGGTCTACGGGCCGCCGGAGGGTGCGAGCGACCCGCGGATGGACCGGATCGGCTGGCCCGGGGAGTTCCCGTTCACCCGCGGCCTGTACGCCACCGGCTACCGCGGTCGCACCTGGACCATCCGGCAGTTCGCCGGGTTCGGCAACGCGCGGCAGACCAACGAGCGCTACCGGATGATCCTCGAGCGCGGCGGTGGCGGCCTGTCCGTGGCCTTCGACATGCCGACCCTCATGGGCCGCGACTCCGACGACCCGCGCAGTCTCGGCGAGGTCGGGCACTGCGGCGTCGCGGTCGACAGCGCGGCGGACATGGACGTGCTGTTCGACGGCATCCCGCTCGGGGACGTCACCACGTCGATGACGATCTCCGGGCCCGCCGTCCCCGTGTTCTGCATGTACCTGGTCGCCGCCGAGCGGCAGGGTGTCGACATCCGCACCCTCAACGGCACCCTGCAGACGGACATCTTCAAGGAGTACATCGCGCAGAAGGAGTGGCTGTTCCCGCCGGAGCCGCACCTGCGTCTCATCGGCGACCTGATGGAGTACTGCGCGGCCAACATCCCCGCGTACAAGCCGCTCTCGGTGTCCGGCTACCACATCCGCGAGGCCGGCTCCACGGCGGCCCAGGAGCTGGCGTACACGCTCGCCGACGGCTTCGCCTACGTGGAGCTCGGGCTCTCGCGCGGCATGGACGTCGACGTGTTCGCCCCCGGACTGTCCTTCTTCTTCGACGCGCACGTCGACTTCTTCGAGGAGATCGCGAAGTTCCGTGCGGCCCGGCGCATCTGGGCCCGCTGGCTGCGAGACGTCTACGGCGCCAGGACCGACAAGGCGCAGTGGCTGCGCTTCCACACCCAGACGGCCGGTGTGTCACTCACCGCCCAGCAGCCGATGAACAACGTCGTCCGGACGGCGGTGGAGGCGCTCGCCGCCGTTCTCGGCGGCACGAACTCGTTGCACACCAACGCTCTTGACGAGACCCTCGCCCTGCCGACCGAGGAGTCGGCGGAGGTCGCGCTGCGGACCCAGCAGGTGCTGATGGAGGAGACCGGTGTCACGAACGTCGCCGACCCTCTCGGCGGGTCCTGGTACGTCGAGGCGCTCACGGACCGGCTCGAGGCCGAGGCCGAGCGCATCTTCGAGCGAATCCGCCGGATGGGGGAGCAGGGCCGGACGCCGAACGCCGACGGGGTCGTGGAGCACGAGATCGGGCCGATGACGTCCGGGATCCTGCGCGGCATCGAGGACGGCTGGTTCACCGGCGAGATCGCCGACGCGGCCTTCGCCTACCAGACCGCGCTGGAGAAGGGCGACAAGAAGATCGTCGGGGTCAACTGCCACACGCAGACGACGGCTCGCGAGCTGGAGATCCTGCGCGTCAGTCACGAGGTCGAGCGCGAGCAGGTCCGGGTGCTGGCGCAGCGCCGGCAGGCTCGCGACGACGCAGCGGCGCGCGCCGCGGTGCGCCGCATGGTCGAGGTGGCCCGCACCGACGGCAACCTCGTCGAGCCGATGCTGGAGGCCGTGCGGGCCGAGGCCACCCTCGGTGAGATCTGCGGGGCGCTGCAGCAGGAGTGGGGCGGGTACACCGAGCCGGCCCGGTTCTGA
- a CDS encoding cupin domain-containing protein, which yields MTEAAQASPAAPARRAAVFGRAGTQPKPWGHEVLFALVDGCYAGKLITVHAGHCLSCQFHREKDETLYVVSGQGVVEHGPDAERLEAVVVRAGDTVHVPAGVVHRVAATTELVVAECSTAAPGWREDVVRLSDAYGRAGTTAP from the coding sequence CTGACAGAGGCAGCCCAGGCGAGCCCGGCGGCACCCGCGAGACGGGCGGCGGTCTTCGGCCGGGCGGGGACACAGCCCAAGCCGTGGGGGCACGAGGTGCTCTTCGCTCTGGTCGACGGGTGCTACGCCGGCAAGCTCATCACCGTGCACGCCGGTCACTGCCTGTCCTGCCAGTTCCACCGGGAGAAGGACGAGACCCTCTACGTCGTCTCCGGCCAGGGAGTCGTCGAGCACGGCCCGGACGCCGAGCGCCTGGAGGCCGTGGTGGTCCGCGCCGGCGACACCGTGCACGTCCCGGCTGGGGTGGTGCACCGGGTGGCGGCGACGACCGAGCTCGTCGTGGCCGAGTGCTCGACCGCGGCGCCGGGCTGGCGCGAGGACGTCGTCCGGCTCAGCGACGCCTACGGCCGCGCGGGTACCACGGCTCCGTGA
- a CDS encoding tetratricopeptide repeat protein has product MTQPPSQPGPRLDLRGAVDLSRLSQQAPSSGSGGGGRFVRDVTEADFADVVQLSMTVPVVVDLWATWCGPCRQLSPVLERLAEEYGGRFLLAKVDVDANPQISQAFQVQSIPTVVAILRGQPVPLFQGAVPEPQVRQVLDELLRVAAENGVTGTLDGTEQAGEADDQPAPLPPLHQEAYDAIQRGDLEAAADAYRRALAESPADADARAGLAQVELMARTRDLDPEATRRAAADDPTDVEAGMRCADLDVLGGHVEDAFTRLVDLVRITSGEERETVRRRMLDLFEVVGPDDERVLAARRALANALF; this is encoded by the coding sequence ATGACCCAGCCCCCCAGCCAGCCCGGACCGCGCCTGGACCTGCGTGGCGCCGTCGACCTGTCCCGCCTCAGCCAGCAGGCGCCGTCGTCGGGTTCCGGCGGCGGCGGGCGGTTCGTCCGCGACGTCACCGAGGCCGACTTCGCCGACGTCGTCCAGCTGTCGATGACCGTGCCGGTCGTCGTCGACCTGTGGGCCACCTGGTGCGGCCCGTGCCGTCAGCTGTCCCCGGTGCTCGAGCGGCTGGCCGAGGAGTACGGCGGCCGGTTCCTGCTGGCCAAGGTGGACGTCGACGCCAACCCGCAGATCTCCCAGGCGTTCCAGGTGCAGTCCATCCCCACCGTCGTGGCCATCCTGCGCGGCCAGCCCGTCCCGCTGTTCCAGGGAGCCGTGCCGGAGCCGCAGGTGCGCCAGGTCCTCGACGAGCTGCTGCGGGTCGCCGCGGAGAACGGCGTGACCGGCACCCTGGACGGCACCGAGCAGGCCGGTGAGGCCGACGACCAGCCGGCGCCGCTGCCCCCGCTGCACCAGGAGGCGTACGACGCCATCCAGCGTGGCGACCTGGAGGCTGCGGCGGACGCCTACCGCCGGGCGCTCGCCGAGAGCCCGGCGGACGCCGACGCCCGGGCGGGCCTCGCTCAGGTCGAGCTGATGGCCCGGACCCGGGACCTGGACCCCGAGGCCACCCGCAGGGCCGCTGCGGACGACCCGACGGACGTCGAGGCCGGCATGCGCTGCGCCGACCTCGACGTGCTCGGCGGCCACGTCGAGGACGCGTTCACCCGGCTCGTCGACCTCGTCCGGATCACCTCCGGTGAGGAGCGGGAGACCGTCCGCCGGCGGATGCTCGACCTGTTCGAGGTCGTCGGCCCGGACGACGAGCGGGTGCTCGCCGCCCGCAGGGCGCTGGCCAACGCCCTGTTCTGA
- the thiE gene encoding thiamine phosphate synthase — protein sequence MLPRIHCITDFPSYDALALTVLEAVVQAGVDAVQVRAKSLPDREVLAFTRALVDRLAGTPATVIVNDRLDIALAAGAHGVHLGLDDLPVAEARRLAPPGFLVGGTCRHARHAEDARAQGADYAGVGPVHRTTTKTGLPAPIGLDALREAAGVLPAIAVSGITAERVPEVMAAGAYGVAVASAICRSPRPELAARGLVDAVARG from the coding sequence GTGCTACCCCGCATCCACTGCATCACCGACTTCCCGTCGTACGACGCCCTGGCGCTGACCGTGCTGGAGGCGGTCGTCCAGGCCGGCGTGGACGCCGTCCAGGTCCGGGCCAAGTCGCTGCCCGACCGCGAGGTCCTGGCCTTCACCCGGGCGCTCGTGGACCGTCTCGCCGGGACGCCGGCCACGGTGATCGTCAACGACCGGCTCGACATCGCCCTGGCCGCGGGGGCGCACGGCGTCCACCTCGGGCTCGACGACCTCCCCGTCGCGGAAGCCAGGCGTCTCGCCCCACCAGGCTTCCTCGTCGGCGGGACCTGCCGGCACGCGCGGCACGCCGAGGACGCCAGGGCGCAGGGCGCCGACTACGCCGGCGTCGGACCAGTCCACCGCACCACCACGAAGACGGGCCTGCCGGCCCCGATCGGCCTGGACGCCCTGCGTGAGGCTGCCGGCGTCCTGCCCGCGATCGCCGTCTCCGGCATCACCGCCGAGCGCGTCCCCGAGGTGATGGCCGCCGGCGCCTACGGCGTCGCCGTCGCCTCAGCCATCTGCCGGTCCCCCCGGCCCGAGCTCGCCGCCAGGGGGCTCGTCGACGCCGTCGCACGCGGATGA
- the thiO gene encoding glycine oxidase ThiO: MRAAVIGAGVVGLACAEELAHAGHEVRVFDPDPGAGATRAAAGMLAPAGEAWHGEADLLRLGVASARLWPQYAARLGAASGVDVDLRTAGTLLVGQDHDDLQQVRRSLEVLAAEGLRFHELGPREVRAQEPTLSRVAGAALLPDDHNVNPRKVVRALLQLLGDRLVAARAAVDSAGVVTADGTRFDCDAVVVATGAEARTVAPQVRPVRGETIRLRAGDPPSRVLRARVHGQPVYVVPRAGGEVVVGASEEEHDAEPVAGLGTVVRLLHAARTLVPGLETAGVLEITARHRPGTPDNGPLIGPRAHSGPVREVLAVGHYRGGVLLAPVTAQAVRAHVEGSDVPAVARPFVPSRFTDPQHVTPTGQGRALTT, translated from the coding sequence ATGAGGGCGGCCGTGATCGGCGCCGGCGTCGTCGGCCTCGCCTGCGCCGAGGAGCTGGCCCACGCCGGGCACGAGGTGCGGGTGTTCGACCCCGACCCCGGCGCCGGGGCGACCCGCGCCGCGGCCGGCATGCTGGCCCCGGCCGGGGAGGCCTGGCACGGCGAGGCGGACCTGCTCCGGCTCGGCGTCGCCTCGGCCCGGCTGTGGCCGCAGTACGCCGCGCGACTGGGCGCGGCCTCCGGTGTGGACGTCGACCTGCGCACCGCGGGCACGCTGCTGGTCGGGCAGGACCACGACGACCTGCAGCAGGTCCGACGCTCGCTCGAGGTGCTGGCAGCCGAGGGCCTGCGCTTCCACGAGCTCGGCCCGCGAGAGGTGCGGGCCCAGGAGCCCACGCTGTCCCGCGTGGCCGGCGCGGCACTCCTGCCGGACGACCACAACGTCAACCCCCGCAAGGTGGTGCGCGCCCTGCTGCAGCTGCTCGGTGACCGCCTCGTGGCGGCGCGAGCGGCCGTGGACTCCGCCGGCGTGGTGACTGCGGACGGCACCCGGTTCGACTGCGACGCCGTCGTGGTCGCCACCGGTGCCGAGGCCCGGACCGTGGCGCCGCAGGTGCGTCCGGTGCGCGGGGAGACGATCCGGCTGCGGGCCGGTGACCCGCCGTCGCGGGTGCTGCGTGCCCGGGTGCACGGCCAGCCGGTCTACGTCGTCCCCCGCGCCGGCGGCGAGGTGGTCGTCGGCGCGTCGGAGGAGGAGCACGACGCCGAGCCCGTCGCCGGCCTCGGCACCGTCGTCCGGCTGCTGCACGCAGCACGGACCCTGGTCCCCGGGCTGGAGACCGCCGGCGTCCTCGAGATCACCGCCCGGCACCGGCCCGGCACCCCGGACAACGGGCCCCTCATCGGGCCGCGCGCCCACAGCGGCCCGGTGCGCGAGGTGCTCGCCGTCGGCCACTACCGCGGCGGCGTCCTGCTCGCCCCGGTGACCGCGCAGGCCGTGCGGGCCCACGTCGAGGGCTCCGACGTGCCGGCCGTCGCCCGGCCCTTCGTCCCGAGCCGCTTCACCGACCCGCAGCACGTCACACCGACCGGTCAGGGGAGGGCCCTCACCACATGA
- the thiS gene encoding sulfur carrier protein ThiS, translating into MSTDATSTLEITLNGQPRVVDDRTTLHELVPSAQGVAVAVNGAVVPASSWRSTRLSPGDVVEVVTAYQGG; encoded by the coding sequence ATGAGCACCGACGCCACGAGCACCCTCGAGATCACCCTCAACGGGCAGCCGCGGGTCGTGGACGACCGCACGACGCTGCACGAGCTCGTGCCCTCCGCCCAGGGGGTCGCGGTCGCCGTCAACGGTGCCGTCGTCCCGGCGTCCTCCTGGCGCAGCACGCGGCTGTCACCGGGAGACGTGGTCGAGGTCGTCACGGCCTACCAAGGAGGGTGA
- a CDS encoding thiazole synthase — protein sequence MQLAGVELPGRLWVGTGGLTSISTVRDVVAAAAPGLVTVSIRRTSDQGSGGLLGALRDTGVRVVPNTAGCLSAREAVLTAQLAREALQTDWVKLEVVGDETSLLPDVVELLDAAETLVDQGFTVLPYTTPDPVVARRLEDVGCAAVMPLGSPIGSGRGIDDPHAIEAVRAAVAVPVVLDAGIGTASDAALAMELGCDAVLAATAITRADRPVQMAAALRAAVEAGELARLAGRIPRLATARASSPMAGRVGT from the coding sequence ATGCAGCTGGCGGGGGTGGAGCTGCCCGGCCGCCTGTGGGTCGGCACCGGTGGGTTGACGAGCATCAGCACGGTGCGCGACGTCGTCGCCGCCGCTGCCCCCGGACTGGTCACCGTGTCGATCCGGCGCACGTCCGACCAGGGCAGCGGCGGGCTCCTGGGCGCCCTGCGCGACACCGGGGTGCGCGTCGTGCCCAACACGGCAGGGTGCCTCAGCGCCCGGGAGGCCGTCCTCACCGCCCAGCTGGCCCGTGAGGCGCTCCAGACGGACTGGGTGAAGCTGGAGGTCGTCGGCGACGAGACGAGTCTGCTGCCGGACGTCGTCGAGCTGCTCGACGCGGCGGAGACGCTGGTGGACCAGGGGTTCACGGTGCTGCCCTACACGACCCCCGACCCGGTGGTGGCCCGGCGGCTCGAGGACGTCGGGTGCGCCGCCGTCATGCCGCTCGGGTCACCCATCGGTTCCGGCCGCGGCATCGACGACCCGCACGCGATCGAGGCCGTCCGCGCCGCGGTGGCGGTCCCCGTCGTCCTGGACGCCGGCATCGGCACCGCCAGCGACGCCGCCCTGGCGATGGAGCTCGGTTGCGACGCCGTCCTCGCCGCCACGGCGATCACCCGCGCGGACCGGCCGGTGCAGATGGCCGCGGCCCTGCGCGCGGCGGTCGAGGCCGGCGAGCTGGCCCGGCTCGCCGGCCGCATCCCGCGGCTCGCCACGGCCCGTGCGTCGAGCCCCATGGCCGGGCGGGTCGGCACGTGA
- a CDS encoding thiamine phosphate synthase, whose protein sequence is MRLPRVLVLTDRRQLPAGHDLVGAVTACVQAGLGAVVLRELDLPRGERQELARAVGATGVTTITARTWLEGAAGVHLAAAQQVADAGPAAFHGRSCHDDEEVTRAVGGGAAYLTISPVAASASKPGYGPPLGAAGVRRAVRLAGDVPVFALGGVDARNAAAVRDAGAYGVAVMGAVMRAADPAAAFAGIAEVLR, encoded by the coding sequence GTGAGGCTCCCTCGCGTGCTCGTCCTCACCGACCGTCGCCAGCTGCCCGCCGGCCACGACCTCGTCGGCGCCGTGACGGCGTGCGTCCAGGCGGGACTGGGCGCCGTCGTGCTCCGCGAGCTGGACCTGCCTCGCGGTGAGCGCCAGGAGCTGGCCCGCGCCGTCGGCGCCACCGGGGTCACGACGATCACGGCACGCACCTGGCTGGAGGGGGCCGCGGGCGTCCACCTCGCGGCGGCACAGCAGGTTGCCGACGCGGGGCCGGCCGCCTTCCACGGACGCTCCTGCCACGACGACGAGGAGGTCACCCGAGCCGTCGGCGGCGGAGCGGCGTACCTGACGATCTCGCCGGTCGCCGCCTCGGCGTCCAAGCCGGGGTACGGCCCGCCCCTCGGAGCGGCCGGCGTGCGCCGCGCGGTGCGGCTGGCCGGGGACGTGCCGGTGTTCGCCCTCGGGGGCGTCGACGCCCGCAACGCCGCCGCGGTGCGCGACGCCGGCGCCTACGGCGTCGCCGTCATGGGAGCGGTCATGCGCGCCGCCGACCCGGCCGCCGCGTTCGCCGGGATCGCGGAGGTCCTCCGGTGA
- the thiD gene encoding bifunctional hydroxymethylpyrimidine kinase/phosphomethylpyrimidine kinase gives MTGTGTPLVALTVAGTDSGGAAGVAADLTTFAALGAHGTCAVTAVTAQDTTGVHRVVQLSADDVQAQVDAVLGDLPVAAVKTGMLGTAQVARVVTGLPAHLPLVVDPVLVATSGAELGDEAVVAAYRDYVLARATVVTPNDDEARRLVGAGPDEAGEDVALALHVLGPAVVLTGGDPGAATCRDVVVDDRGHVRVLEHPTVPTTGDHGTGCTFSAALAVHLGRGRPLVDAAAAAQSFVAAALRRSAGWHLGRGHGPVAHTCPRDPHPRNPQES, from the coding sequence GTGACAGGCACCGGCACCCCGCTGGTCGCGCTGACCGTCGCCGGGACCGACTCCGGCGGCGCGGCCGGCGTGGCGGCCGACCTAACCACCTTCGCGGCCCTCGGTGCCCACGGCACGTGCGCGGTCACCGCCGTGACCGCCCAGGACACCACCGGTGTGCACCGCGTCGTCCAGCTGTCGGCCGACGACGTCCAGGCCCAGGTGGACGCGGTGCTCGGCGACCTGCCCGTCGCCGCCGTCAAGACCGGCATGCTCGGCACCGCGCAGGTCGCGAGGGTCGTCACCGGCCTGCCGGCGCACCTGCCCCTGGTGGTCGACCCCGTGCTCGTGGCGACCAGCGGCGCCGAGCTCGGCGACGAGGCGGTGGTTGCCGCCTACCGCGACTACGTGCTCGCGAGGGCCACGGTCGTCACCCCGAACGACGACGAGGCACGCCGGCTCGTCGGCGCCGGCCCGGACGAGGCGGGTGAGGACGTCGCTCTCGCCCTGCACGTGCTCGGTCCCGCGGTGGTCCTCACCGGCGGCGACCCCGGGGCCGCCACCTGCCGCGACGTCGTCGTCGACGACCGGGGGCACGTGCGGGTCCTCGAGCACCCCACCGTGCCCACCACCGGCGACCACGGCACCGGGTGCACGTTCTCCGCGGCCCTCGCCGTCCACCTCGGCCGGGGCCGGCCACTGGTGGACGCCGCCGCCGCGGCCCAGTCCTTCGTCGCGGCAGCACTGCGCCGCAGCGCCGGCTGGCACCTGGGCCGTGGCCACGGCCCCGTCGCCCACACGTGCCCGCGAGACCCTCACCCGCGAAACCCTCAGGAGAGCTGA